The Bombus fervidus isolate BK054 chromosome 3, iyBomFerv1, whole genome shotgun sequence genome includes a window with the following:
- the Mettl2 gene encoding methyltransferase-like protein has translation MEEGIPKLQQNELNDKRPQFGNRVLSSSDNVFQHNAWDNVVWDEEQRKLAQLKVNENSTIILSDERIQEYESKADKYWNKFYGIHENKFFKDRHWLFTEFPELAADIVKQNVKQPLRSTTEKTSENNQGSHIKILDLPSKKGNKILEIGCGVGNTVFPILLYNKDPNLFVYCCDFSDKAIDILKQNSSYDTSRCKAFVLDVIQEKWETPFAPESLDIIVLIFVLSAIHPEKMKHVIQQVHKYLKPGGLVLFRDYGRYDLAQLRFKKGSCLAENFYLRGDGTRVYFFTQEEIRTLFTSCGFAEEQNLVDRRLQINRGKQLKMYRVWIQGKYRK, from the exons ATGGAAGAGGGTATACCAAAATTACaacaaaatgaattaaatgataaaagacCACAATTTGGTAACAGAGTCCTCTCCAGTAGTGACAATGTATTTCAACATAACGCGTG ggACAATGTTGTGTGGGATGAGGAGCAACGAAAGTTAGCTCAATTAAAAGTGAATGAAAATTCGACCATAATTTTATCAGATGAAAGAATTCAGGAATATGAGAGCAAGGCTGATAAATATTGGAATAAGTTTTATGGAATACATGAAAATAA ATTTTTCAAAGATAGACACTGGTTATTTACAGAATTTCCTGAGCTAGCCGCTGATATTGTAAAGCAAAATGTTAAACAACCTCTGAGATCTACAACTGAAAAGACAAGTGAAAATAACCAAGGATCTCATATAAAGATCCTTGATTTACCTAGTAAGAagggaaataaaattctagaaATTGGTTGTGGAGTAGGAAACACAGTATTTCCAATACTTTTGTATAATAAGGATCCAAACTTATTTGTATATTGTTGTGATTTTTCTGATAAAGCAATAGATATATTAAAGCAGAATTCTTCTTATGACACATCCAG ATGCAAAGCATTTGTTCTTGATGTAATACAAGAGAAATGGGAAACTCCTTTTGCACCAGAAAGTTTGGATATTATAGTGCTAATATTTGTCCTTTCAGCTATACATCctgaaaa AATGAAGCATGTTATACAACAAGTACATAAGTATTTAAAACCAGGTGGATTAGTTTTATTTCGAGATTATGGAAGATATGATTTAGCTCAATTAAGATTTAAGAAGGGCAGTTGTCTTgcagaaaatttttatcttcgaGGCGATGGGACCagagtatatttttttacccaag AAGAAATCAGGACCCTGTTTACAAGTTGTGGTTTCGCAGAAGAGCAGAATCTTGTAGATAGaagattacaaattaatagagGGAAGCAACTTAAAATGTACAGAGTATGGATTCaaggaaaatatagaaaataa
- the LOC139985608 gene encoding protein HID1 yields the protein MGNADTKLNFRKAVIQLTSKTQVIDASDDNFWDQFWSENVTNVQDIFTLIPAPEIRILREEAPSNLATLCYKAVEKLVKAVDNSCRTQREQQTVLNCCRLLTRLLPYIFEDPDWKGFFWSSLPGKEDEESIPLAHSLLNALCDLLFCPDFTVAANRKSGPDKAEELQSIDSCEYIWEAGVGFAHSPPRYPILDSNRTELLKLLLTCFSETMYNPPLDLSVTPNRWIQHLTSSENRHALPMFTSLLNTVCAYDPVGLGVPYNHLLFTDSLEPLVDVALQILIVTLDHDTSGGTPLEEGSIGDNLFINYLSRIHRDEDFQFVLKGITRLLNNPLMQTYLPNSTKKVHFHQELLVFFWKMCDYNKKFLYYVLKSSDVLEVLVPILYHLNDSRADQSRVGLMHIGVFILLLLSGERNFGVRLNKPYTATVPMDIPVFTGTHADLLVTVFHKIITTGHQRLQPLFDCLLTILVNVSPYLKTLSMVASTKLLHLLEAFSTPWFLFSAPTNHHLVFFLLEIFNNIIQYQFDGNSNLVYTIIRKRQVFHALANLPSDCNTIAKSLSKRQRRHVPASTSNENVNEAAMEGSHPAQPAEPGTLKATLLETPGIEKMTEKESAHPLSPSVNIDVGKPNHQNNVNAAEDLMNSTSKSSVIPKGGIRVAEHMNSSNNINQWVPSSEWVYQWKSKLPLQTIMRLLQVLVPQVEKICIDKGLTDESEILKFLQHGTLVGLLPVPHPILIRRYQANAGTTAWFRTYMWGVIYLRNVEPPIWYDTDVKLFEIQRV from the exons ATGGGAAATGCTGACACAAAGTTAAATTTTCGAAAAGCAGTTATACAATTAACATCAAAGACACAG gtGATTGATGCTTCAGATGATAATTTCTGGGATCAATTTTGGTCCGAAAACGTGACTAATGTACaagatatttttactttaatccCTGCACCTGAAATTCGAATACTAAGGGAAGAAGCTCCTTCTAATTTAGCCACATTGTGTTATAAAGCAGtggaaaaattagtaaaagCAGTTGATAATAGTTGTAGAACCCAGAGAGAACAACAAACTGTTTTAAACTGTTGTCGCTTGTTAACAAGATTATTACCATATATTTTTGAGGATCCTGATTGGAAGGGATTCTTTTGGTCCAGTTTACCTGGTAAAGAAGATGAAGAGAGTATACCATTGGCTCATTCGTTACTCAATGCTCTTTGT gatTTACTATTTTGTCCTGACTTTACAGTAGCTGCAAATAGAAAATCTGGTCCA gaTAAAGCAGAAGAACTGCAATCTATAGATAGTTGTGAATATATCTGGGAAGCTGGTGTAGGATTTGCACATTCACCTCCTAGATATCCAATTTTAGATTCGAACAGAACAGAGTTATTAAAGTTATTACTCACTTGCTTCAGTGAAACTATGTATAATCCTCCCTTGGATTTGTCAGTGACTCCAAACAGGTGGATTCAACATTTAACTAGTTCTGAAAATAG ACATGCTTTACCTATGTTCACATCATTGTTGAATACAGTATGTGCATATGATCCTGTTGGACTTGGAGTGCCATacaatcatttattatttactgaTTCATTAGAACCATTGGTTGATGTTGCATTACAAATCCTTATAGTAACACTAGATCATGATACTAGTGGTGGTACTCCATTAGAAGAAGGAAGTATTGGagataatttattcattaattatcTAAGTCGAATTCACAGAGATGAag ATTTTCAGTTTGTATTAAAAGGTATTAcaagattattaaataatccaTTAATGCAGACGTATTTGCCAAATTCAACTAAGAAAGTACATTTCCACCAAGAATTATTGGTATTTTTTTGGAAAATGTGTGActataataagaaatttttatactatgTACTAAAAAGTTCAGATGTTCTTGAAGTACTAGTACCTATATTGTATCATTTAAATGATTCGCGCGCAGATCagt CTCGTGTTGGATTAATGCATATCggtgtatttattttactacTATTGAGTGGAGAACGTAATTTCGGTGTTAGATTAAATAAACCTTATACGGCTACTGTACCTATGGATATTCCCGTTTTTACAg GTACACATGCTGATTTGTTGGTCACTGTATTTCACAAGATAATCACAACTGGACACCAAAGATTACAGCCATTATTTGATTGTTTACTAACAATTCTAGTCAATGTGTCTCCATACCTTAAAACTCTATCAATGGTGGCTAGTACTAAGCTATTACATTTACTTGAAGCATTTAGTACTCCTTGGTTTTTATTTTCAGCACCTACCAATCATCATTtggtattttttcttttggaaATCTTTAACAATATCATTCAG tatcAATTTGATGGAAATAGTAACTTggtttatactataatacgtaAAAGGCAAGTGTTTCATGCATTAGCAAATTTACCAAGTGACTGTAATACAATCGCAAAATCTCTCAGTAAAAGACAACGACGACATGTACCCGCTAGTACATCTAATGAAAATGTCAATGAAGCAGCAATGGAAGGTTCACATCCTGCGCAACCTGCAGAACCTGGAACTTTGAAAGCAACCTTATTAGAAACACCAG GTATTGAAAAAATGACTGAGAAGGAGTCTGCACATCCATTAAGTCCTTCAGTAAATATTGATGTAGGAAAACCTAATCATCAAAATAACGTGAATGCTGCAGAGGATTTAATGAATTCTACTTCTAAAAGTTCTGTTATACCG AAAGGCGGTATCAGAGTGGCAGAACATATGAATTcttctaataatataaatcagTGGGTTCCTTCTAGCGAATGGGTATATCAATGGAAAAGTAAACTTCCATTACAAACTATTATGCGATTGCTTCAAGTTCTCGTACCTCAAGTTGAAAAGATATGCATTGATAA gGGACTTACTGATGaaagtgaaattttgaaatttttgcaaCATGGTACATTAGTTGGCTTATTACCAGTACCACACCCTATTCTTATTAGAAGATATCAAGCAAACGCTGGAACAACTGCTTGGTTTAGAACATATATGTGGGGCGTTATATATTTAAGGAATGTCGAACCACCGATTTGGTATGATACTGATGTAAAGTTATTTGAAATCCAAAGAGTTTAA
- the LOC139985614 gene encoding uncharacterized protein, translated as MHFWINKPAGRYYGFTGHRYPATPLPKTRLNQSRYNADLRQMVTPLHRFQNLNAMGNTAGPSNMNTSRMIRTTIRPNNETQHFPVGSTQHLQLNNISNNVTTAGNNQLILSNTTSNGTNRSFLDFSEFNDAELANYKLRCGVWITFVFATGSVVIAKFCFSDTGQGIEIFVFWGLITSLLFACLYSILCCRHHRNSHEEHQIQEERIASVTGTTPIPNENIRPISVIRQNPPPPYHIAILIPSNNLSEEAPPPSYDKIMR; from the exons ATGCATTTCTGGATTAACAAACCGGCGGGCAGGTATTACGGTTTCACTGGCCACCGATACCCCGCCACACCTTTGCCAAAGACCCGCTTga ATCAATCTAGATATAATGCAGATTTGAGACAAATGGTTACTCCACTTCATCGATTTCAAAATCTGAATGCTATGGGAAATACAGCTGGTCCTAGTAATATGAATACTAGCAGAATGATAAGAACAACGATAAGACCAAACAATGAAACACAACATTTTCCAGTTGGCTCTACTCAACACCTTCAGCTAAACAACATCTCCaa taATGTAACAACTGCTGGGAATAATCAATTGATATTATCAAATACTACATCAAATGGAACAAATAGGAGCTTTTTGGATTTTTCGGAATTTAATGATGCAGAACTtgcaaattacaaattacggtGTGGTGTTTGGATAACGTTTGTGTTTGCAACAGGATCTGTGGTTATtgcaaaattttgtttcagtgATACA GGTCAAGGTATagaaatattcgtattttgGGGTCTAATAACATCATTATTATTTGCATGCTTATACTCTATTTTATGTTGTCGACATCATCGCAATAGTCATGAAGAACATCAAATTCAAGAGGAACGTATTGCATCTGTGACTGGTACAACTCCAATAcctaatgaaaatattagacCTATTTCTGTCATAAGACAGAATCCACCACCACCCTATCATATTGCTATTTTGATTCCCTCGAACAATCTATCAGAAGAAGCTCCACCACCATCTTATGACAAAATTATGCGTTAG